One window of the Salvia splendens isolate huo1 chromosome 1, SspV2, whole genome shotgun sequence genome contains the following:
- the LOC121799970 gene encoding gibberellin 20 oxidase 1-B-like: MSFSIIQHQAHIPPQFIWPDHERSCPEAPPPLDVPPIDLGGFTSGDPEAVANAARLIDQACRRHGFFQLVNHGIDADLIDRVHAATDMFFSMPAAEKEKAMRKPGDHRGYASSFTGRFSSKLPWKETLSFRYSADPDLVESYFSQTLGEDYAAFGRVLQEYCEAMSGVCLKVMEVLGVSLGVGADCFRDFFIGNESIMRLNYYPPCQQAEAALGTGPHCDPTSLTILHQDQVGGLEVYVDQKWHSIAPNPHAFVVNIGDTFMALSNGIYKGCLHRAVVNSAAPRRSIAFFLCPQKDRVVSPPQELLSKGNCPRLYPDFKWPALLEFTQKHYRSDMKTLDAFVAWLNSTPKP, translated from the exons ATGTCCTTCTCCATCATCCAACACCAAGCCCACATCCCTCCCCAGTTCATCTGGCCCGACCACGAGCGGTCGTGCCCGGAGGCTCCCCCGCCCCTCGACGTCCCCCCAATAGACCTCGGGGGATTCACGTCGGGGGACCCAGAAGCCGTGGCCAATGCGGCCCGCCTCATAGACCAGGCCTGCCGCCGCCACGGCTTCTTCCAATTGGTGAACCACGGCATCGACGCCGACCTCATCGACCGGGTCCACGCCGCGACCGACATGTTTTTCAGCATGCCGGCCGCCGAGAAGGAGAAGGCCATGAGGAAGCCGGGCGACCACCGCGGCTACGCCAGCAGCTTCACCGGCAGATTCTCCTCCAAGCTCCCCTGGAAGGAAACGCTGTCGTTTCGCTACAGCGCCGACCCAGACCTCGTCGAGAGCTACTTCTCCCAGACATTGGGAGAAGACTACGCCGCATTCGG GAGAGTGTTGCAAGAGTACTGTGAGGCGATGAGCGGAGTGTGTTTGAAGGTGATGGAGGTTTTGGGAGTGAGTTTAGGAGTGGGAGCAGATTGCTTCAGAGATTTCTTCATAGGGAATGAATCGATAATGAGGCTGAACTACTACCCGCCATGTCAGCAGGCAGAGGCGGCTCTGGGGACTGGGCCCCACTGCGACCCCACATCGTTAACCATACTGCATCAGGACCAAGTCGGGGGGCTGGAGGTGTATGTTGATCAGAAATGGCACTCCATCGCTCCAAACCCGCACGCTTTTGTGGTGAACATAGGAGACACCTTCATGGCGCTGTCGAATGGGATCTACAAGGGCTGCCTGCATAGGGCGGTGGTCAACAGCGCAGCGCCGCGGAGATCCATCGCCTTCTTTTTATGTCCCCAAAAGGACAGGGTCGTGTCGCCGCCGCAGGAACTGCTTTCGAAGGGAAATTGTCCGAGGCTCTATCCGGATTTTAAGTGGCCGGCGCTGCTCGAGTTCACACAGAAACACTATCGCTCCGACATGAAGACGCTCGACGCCTTTGTTGCTTGGCTTAATTCAACCCCCAAACCTTAA